One Natrinema marinum genomic window carries:
- a CDS encoding M48 family metallopeptidase: MSVRRHGTRLLMAVVGCLLLVWYLGLAAVSYWALSVLRRSAPDPGTALVVIVVIALLAGVLSYRFGTKQLLASLEAVELPRSHAPRFYRRLDALETRMGVDSPTVLIARLPAPNAFALGSARNGVIVLDRSLFRLLSLDELEALVAHELAHLERHDAFVQTLAYSGFRTVAGLVFLVLAPLLLSVAGAARALAWMRGTPSSWSRTAFGRLLTLIESGVAVAFLLVTLVVRAHSRRREYAADDRAAAVSEKPIALARALRTIERTAEPSRGLLATLYVHTEDEDPLSRLLATHPATDERIDRLVRRARDSGGQRRPPMR, translated from the coding sequence ATGTCCGTTCGTCGTCACGGAACCCGCCTCCTGATGGCGGTGGTCGGCTGCCTCCTCCTGGTATGGTATCTCGGGCTGGCCGCCGTCAGCTACTGGGCCCTCTCGGTTCTCCGGCGTTCTGCGCCCGATCCGGGAACCGCACTGGTGGTGATCGTCGTCATCGCCCTCCTCGCCGGCGTCCTGAGCTACCGGTTCGGGACGAAACAGTTGCTCGCGAGCCTCGAGGCGGTCGAACTGCCGCGGTCGCACGCGCCCCGATTCTATCGCCGGCTCGACGCCCTCGAGACGCGGATGGGCGTCGACTCGCCGACGGTCCTGATCGCGCGGCTGCCCGCGCCCAACGCCTTCGCGCTGGGTAGCGCGCGAAACGGCGTGATCGTCCTCGATCGCTCGCTGTTCCGGTTGCTGTCGCTCGACGAACTCGAGGCGCTGGTCGCGCACGAACTCGCTCATCTGGAGCGCCACGATGCGTTCGTCCAGACGCTCGCCTACAGCGGCTTTCGGACGGTCGCCGGGCTCGTCTTTCTGGTGCTCGCGCCGCTGCTGCTGTCGGTCGCCGGGGCCGCTCGAGCGCTCGCCTGGATGCGCGGAACGCCGTCCTCGTGGTCGCGGACCGCGTTCGGCCGCCTCCTGACTCTGATCGAGAGCGGGGTGGCCGTCGCTTTTCTGCTCGTGACGCTGGTCGTCCGCGCCCACTCGCGTCGCCGGGAGTACGCCGCTGACGACCGCGCCGCCGCCGTCTCCGAGAAACCGATCGCGCTCGCCCGCGCGCTCCGGACGATCGAACGCACCGCGGAGCCGTCCCGCGGGTTGCTGGCCACGCTCTACGTCCACACCGAAGACGAGGACCCGCTCTCCCGGTTGCTCGCGACGCATCCCGCGACGGACGAGCGGATCGACCGGCTGGTACGCCGGGCGCGTGACTCCGGCGGGCAGCGTCGGCCTCCGATGCGGTGA
- a CDS encoding ferritin-like domain-containing protein: MHDLRELFVHRLAQQYYVERELVETLDELARRTTNDRMSQRFAEHRDETRTQIQRLEDIFAALDRPPEARDASVLDGLEEDRRELEAEIEDADLLNMVYLDAGMRIERIEMTAYEGLVTIADQLGLDPEIEARLEENYEEERSAFRDLETLAAASELKSLWDRLTPS, translated from the coding sequence ATGCACGACCTCCGCGAGCTGTTCGTCCATCGGCTCGCCCAGCAATACTACGTCGAGCGGGAACTCGTCGAGACGCTCGACGAACTGGCCCGGCGGACGACCAACGACCGAATGAGCCAGCGCTTCGCCGAGCACCGCGACGAGACGCGGACGCAGATCCAGCGCCTCGAGGACATCTTCGCGGCGCTCGACCGACCGCCGGAAGCCCGCGACGCCTCGGTCCTCGACGGCCTCGAGGAGGACCGCCGTGAGCTCGAGGCCGAGATCGAGGACGCCGACCTGCTCAACATGGTCTATCTCGACGCCGGAATGAGGATCGAACGGATCGAGATGACCGCCTACGAGGGGCTGGTGACGATCGCGGACCAGCTCGGGCTCGATCCGGAGATCGAGGCGCGACTCGAGGAAAACTACGAGGAAGAACGGTCCGCGTTCCGGGACCTCGAGACGCTGGCGGCCGCGTCGGAGCTGAAGTCGCTGTGGGATCGGCTGACGCCGTCGTGA
- a CDS encoding DJ-1/PfpI family protein: MSAKQILLLAGDYVEDYEVMVPFQALQMVGHEVHAVCPEKEAGDTCPTAVHDFEGDQTYTEKPGHQFEVNHDFDAVDPADYDALVVPGGRAPEYLRTYDEVLEVTRHFFEEDKPVAALCHGVQILAAADVLEGRTCTGYPALEADVTIAGGEWEDGVTRDGNLVTGQAWPDHPEWLSSFLDVLGTDVDHAEPAAADD; this comes from the coding sequence ATGTCAGCAAAGCAGATCCTGCTCCTCGCGGGCGACTACGTCGAGGACTACGAGGTAATGGTACCGTTCCAGGCGCTCCAGATGGTCGGCCACGAGGTCCACGCCGTCTGTCCCGAGAAGGAAGCCGGCGACACCTGTCCGACGGCCGTCCACGACTTCGAGGGCGACCAGACCTACACGGAGAAGCCGGGCCACCAGTTCGAGGTGAACCACGACTTCGACGCCGTCGATCCGGCCGACTACGACGCGCTCGTCGTCCCCGGCGGCCGCGCGCCCGAGTACCTCCGAACCTACGACGAGGTCCTCGAGGTTACCCGCCACTTCTTCGAGGAGGACAAACCCGTCGCGGCGCTGTGTCACGGCGTCCAGATCCTCGCGGCCGCGGACGTACTCGAGGGCCGGACCTGCACCGGCTACCCGGCGCTCGAGGCCGACGTGACGATCGCGGGCGGCGAGTGGGAAGACGGCGTCACGCGCGATGGCAACCTCGTGACCGGACAGGCGTGGCCGGACCACCCCGAGTGGCTCAGTTCGTTTCTAGATGTCCTCGGGACTGATGTCGACCACGCGGAGCCGGCGGCCGCCGACGACTGA
- a CDS encoding HAD family hydrolase, which yields MHYDAVLFDFDGVVVETPSSQRLADAIARTYETLARSEPTAETLQAFLRGDFDSIAKRCRSLEVEADVLCAKAAREMVRAQLEEVECGLRSAYDDVAAVGSLEVPLGIVSDNHPTVVSTLLDRFGLRSLFETVYGCPLTPDGLARRKPDPTNIETAMDALAAEDALYVGDRAVDVRAADNASIDSALLARDEDTGPADVDPTYRLESLSELPPLLA from the coding sequence ATGCACTACGACGCGGTCCTGTTCGACTTCGATGGGGTCGTGGTCGAAACCCCCTCGTCCCAGCGGCTCGCCGACGCGATCGCTCGAACCTACGAAACCCTCGCGCGCTCGGAGCCGACGGCGGAGACGCTCCAGGCGTTCCTGCGCGGCGACTTCGACTCGATCGCGAAGCGGTGTCGAAGCCTCGAAGTCGAGGCCGACGTGCTCTGTGCGAAAGCCGCCCGAGAGATGGTCCGGGCCCAACTCGAGGAGGTCGAGTGCGGGCTGCGCTCGGCCTACGACGACGTGGCTGCCGTTGGCTCGCTCGAGGTCCCGCTCGGGATCGTCAGCGACAACCACCCGACCGTCGTCTCCACGCTGCTCGATCGCTTCGGGCTCCGCTCGCTGTTCGAGACCGTCTACGGCTGTCCGCTGACGCCCGACGGACTGGCCCGGCGCAAGCCCGATCCGACGAACATCGAAACCGCGATGGACGCCCTCGCGGCCGAGGATGCGCTGTACGTCGGCGACAGGGCCGTCGACGTGCGAGCGGCCGACAACGCGAGCATCGACTCGGCGCTGCTCGCCCGCGACGAAGACACGGGGCCGGCCGATGTCGACCCGACCTACCGGCTCGAGTCGCTGTCGGAGCTTCCCCCGCTCCTCGCGTAG
- a CDS encoding MoaD/ThiS family protein yields the protein MGSADAVVTGIGLWSPFGIDPTVGYKRQHDKDRAVQLECVFFGPFRDAVGEKTVRHETDAETVGELLTELEATYPALEGRLLADDGDGLAAETVVTKDTKHVTHLEGLETSVSVENVIRLVPSVYGG from the coding sequence GTGGGATCGGCTGACGCCGTCGTGACCGGCATCGGGCTGTGGTCTCCATTCGGAATCGATCCGACCGTCGGCTACAAGAGACAGCACGACAAAGATCGCGCCGTGCAACTCGAGTGCGTCTTCTTCGGACCGTTTCGCGACGCCGTCGGCGAGAAGACCGTCCGCCACGAGACGGATGCCGAGACCGTCGGCGAGTTGCTGACCGAACTCGAGGCCACGTATCCGGCGCTCGAGGGACGGTTGCTGGCCGACGACGGCGACGGGCTCGCGGCTGAGACTGTCGTCACGAAGGACACGAAACACGTCACGCATCTGGAGGGCCTCGAGACGAGCGTGTCGGTGGAGAACGTGATTCGGCTCGTGCCCTCCGTATACGGCGGCTAG
- a CDS encoding aldehyde ferredoxin oxidoreductase C-terminal domain-containing protein — MLHAEGPLLTVDVGDRDATETTIDDVLEEYVGGRAAATALAHDRIPFDAEPFGPENRAYLSTGPLQQSQMSFTGRMNMTGLSPLTDGLVSTNAGGYLSRNFVGTGISVLEVVGASDELLAVHVTDDGVEFEAVPELEGATVPEVSDYMDDQHGLGPDNCIAIGPAGENRVRFASVMTFDSRAFGRGGLGAVLGSKNVKCVTFEGDAAPPVEIPNPPEMEIHREAAQSDDRMRRQGTTGGTEFINDNFSLPTRYFREYGFEHAADIGGDAVEDKKYKKGACSACAYACKLPTRDEESGVETEGPEFETVYAFGSSQGVGDIVDVMRANELCDSLGMDTISAGVTVAAYLASEDEFGNAELAQEVTEKIAYREGIGETLAEGVDRVHDDLGVDNYTVKGMEFAAHDGRVLHGQGLSYAVANRGADHMYAGMLSLEYSGELDPEGTLGKAETLVREENSAAFRDTGVVCAFGSDYVTDERLETLFDADHDDLLEVGAKTVRLERHFNNQRGLDRDEDGLPYEIPDLEEAIAEYYAARGLNDDGTVPETEIEPVAPPARSADD, encoded by the coding sequence ATGCTTCACGCGGAGGGACCTCTGCTCACCGTCGACGTCGGCGATCGAGACGCAACCGAGACGACCATCGACGACGTACTCGAGGAGTACGTCGGCGGGCGAGCCGCGGCGACGGCGCTAGCACACGACCGCATCCCGTTCGACGCGGAGCCGTTCGGGCCGGAAAACCGGGCGTACCTCTCGACCGGGCCGCTACAACAGTCGCAGATGTCCTTTACCGGTCGGATGAACATGACCGGGCTGTCGCCGCTGACCGACGGGCTGGTCTCGACGAACGCCGGCGGCTACCTCTCGCGGAACTTCGTCGGGACGGGGATCAGCGTCCTCGAGGTCGTCGGCGCGAGCGACGAGTTGCTGGCCGTCCACGTCACGGACGACGGCGTCGAGTTCGAGGCGGTACCGGAACTCGAGGGGGCGACCGTCCCGGAAGTGTCCGACTACATGGACGACCAGCACGGGCTCGGTCCCGACAACTGTATCGCCATCGGCCCGGCGGGCGAGAACCGGGTCCGGTTCGCCTCGGTGATGACCTTCGACTCGCGGGCGTTCGGCCGTGGCGGGCTCGGGGCCGTCCTCGGCTCGAAGAACGTCAAGTGCGTCACCTTCGAGGGGGACGCGGCCCCGCCCGTCGAGATTCCGAACCCGCCCGAGATGGAGATCCACCGCGAGGCTGCCCAGTCCGACGACCGAATGCGCCGACAGGGGACGACCGGCGGCACCGAGTTCATCAACGACAACTTCTCGCTGCCGACCCGGTACTTCCGAGAGTACGGGTTCGAACACGCGGCGGACATCGGCGGCGACGCCGTCGAGGACAAGAAGTACAAGAAGGGCGCGTGCTCGGCTTGCGCGTACGCCTGCAAGCTGCCGACGCGGGACGAAGAGAGCGGCGTCGAAACCGAAGGGCCCGAGTTCGAGACCGTCTACGCTTTCGGCTCGAGCCAGGGCGTCGGCGACATCGTCGACGTGATGCGCGCCAACGAACTCTGCGACTCGCTGGGGATGGACACGATCTCGGCGGGCGTCACCGTCGCGGCCTACCTCGCGAGCGAGGACGAGTTCGGCAATGCGGAACTCGCCCAGGAGGTGACCGAGAAGATCGCCTACCGCGAGGGGATCGGCGAGACGCTCGCCGAAGGCGTCGACCGCGTCCACGACGACCTCGGCGTCGATAACTACACCGTCAAGGGAATGGAGTTCGCCGCCCACGACGGGCGCGTCCTCCACGGACAGGGGCTCTCCTACGCCGTCGCGAACCGCGGCGCGGACCACATGTACGCCGGGATGCTCTCCCTCGAGTACAGCGGCGAACTCGACCCCGAGGGCACGCTCGGCAAGGCCGAGACCCTCGTCCGCGAAGAGAATTCGGCCGCGTTCCGCGATACGGGAGTCGTCTGTGCGTTCGGCAGCGACTACGTGACCGACGAGCGCCTCGAGACGCTGTTCGACGCCGACCACGATGACTTGCTCGAGGTCGGCGCGAAGACGGTACGCCTCGAGCGCCACTTCAACAATCAGCGGGGTCTCGACCGAGACGAGGACGGTCTCCCGTACGAAATCCCCGACCTCGAGGAGGCGATCGCAGAGTACTACGCGGCGCGGGGCCTGAACGACGACGGAACCGTTCCCGAGACCGAGATCGAACCCGTCGCACCGCCGGCGCGGTCCGCCGACGATTAG